From one Triticum aestivum cultivar Chinese Spring chromosome 4B, IWGSC CS RefSeq v2.1, whole genome shotgun sequence genomic stretch:
- the LOC123089787 gene encoding uncharacterized protein, translated as MGHHVRRLVLVLLFAAAAMATSEVETTPPMPDQIDLPPLPSPADIPVTPPCLNSISMCALVYQDPSQLAPCCVAVKKLFGSDPECICNGIAEAQKVAKQSGLNYTVDGQEMFRRCEMPLTSCDPTKQGSQNIGNGAPTTRSFVVFQILLVFPLFFMM; from the exons ATGGGTCACCACGTCCGCCGATTAGTCCTGGTGCTCCTCTTCGCTGCCGCGGCCATGGCAACTAGCGAAGTGGAGACCACGCCGCCGATGCCGGACCAGATAGACCTCCCGCCACTCCCGTCACCGGCCGACATCCCGGTCACACCGCCGTGCCTGAACAGCATATCCATGTGCGCACTCGTCTACCAGGACCCCTCCCAGCTGGCACCGTGCTGCGTCGCCGTCAAGAAGCTCTTCGGCAGCGACCCGGAATGCATCTGCAACGGAATCGCTGAGGCTCAGAAGGTCGCAAAGCAGTCCGGGCTGAACTACACCGTCGACGGCCAGGAGATGTTCCGCCGGTGCGAGATGCCTCTCACCAGCTGCGACCCCACAAAACAAG GATCACAAAACATTGGAAATGGAGCCCCTACTACGAGGTCCTTTGTTGTCTTTCAGATCCTACTTGTCTTCCCATTATTTTTCATGATGTAA